From a region of the Paenibacillus segetis genome:
- a CDS encoding aldo/keto reductase, giving the protein MQKVVLNNGVEMPILGFGVYQIQDTNECEQSVYDAIMAGYRLIDTAASYLNEEAVGRAIKRSGVAREELFITTKLWVQDTGYERTKNAFEKSLNRLQLEYLDLYLIHQPFGDVYGSWRAMEELYREGKVRAIGVSNFQADRLIDLIIHNEVIPTVNQVETHPFNQQIESAKFMKENSVQIESWAPFAEGKNNLFENELLVAIAEKYNKSVAQVVLRSMTQREIVVIPKSVRKERIIENFNIFDFELSQEDVESITALDTKQSLFFSHQDPEMVKWIGTRKLDI; this is encoded by the coding sequence ATGCAAAAAGTAGTTTTGAACAATGGTGTTGAAATGCCTATACTCGGTTTTGGTGTTTATCAGATTCAAGATACAAATGAATGTGAACAAAGTGTTTATGACGCTATTATGGCAGGTTATCGCCTGATTGATACTGCCGCCTCTTATTTAAACGAAGAAGCAGTTGGCAGAGCAATTAAACGAAGTGGTGTAGCAAGAGAGGAATTATTTATCACTACGAAACTTTGGGTTCAGGATACTGGTTATGAACGCACTAAGAATGCATTTGAAAAATCACTGAACAGATTGCAGCTTGAATATTTGGATTTGTATTTAATTCATCAGCCATTTGGTGATGTGTATGGCTCATGGCGCGCTATGGAGGAACTATATCGTGAAGGTAAGGTCCGGGCAATTGGCGTAAGTAATTTTCAAGCGGATCGTCTGATTGATTTGATTATTCATAATGAGGTAATCCCTACCGTAAACCAGGTAGAAACACACCCTTTCAACCAGCAAATCGAAAGCGCAAAATTCATGAAAGAGAACAGTGTTCAGATAGAGTCATGGGCGCCTTTTGCTGAAGGAAAAAATAACTTGTTCGAAAATGAGTTGTTGGTAGCTATTGCTGAAAAGTATAATAAATCCGTTGCCCAGGTAGTTTTACGGTCGATGACACAAAGAGAAATCGTTGTGATTCCAAAGTCTGTTCGTAAGGAAAGAATAATCGAAAACTTCAATATCTTTGACTTTGAATTAAGCCAAGAGGATGTAGAGTCGATTACTGCATTAGATACGAAACAAAGCCTCTTCTTTTCACATCAGGACCCTGAAATGGTGAAATGGATTGGTACTAGGAAACTAGATATCTAA
- a CDS encoding AraC family transcriptional regulator has product MSIFKNSRPYSLPNYAPGDKGGVILFVSDVCLILSLLLIYRTKMDNNLTIKNDGMRGSIPSLFFMRDSNASVPRYGVYKPSLCMVVQEAMEVWLAD; this is encoded by the coding sequence ATGAGTATATTTAAAAATTCTCGCCCCTATTCACTTCCTAATTATGCACCAGGTGACAAAGGGGGCGTTATCCTATTCGTATCAGATGTTTGCCTAATCCTCTCACTACTACTTATCTATCGAACGAAAATGGACAATAATCTGACTATAAAGAATGACGGAATGAGAGGATCAATTCCGTCCTTATTTTTCATGCGTGATTCGAATGCTTCCGTACCAAGATATGGAGTTTATAAACCTTCCTTATGTATGGTGGTTCAAGAGGCGATGGAGGTATGGCTGGCGGATTAG
- a CDS encoding DUF2642 domain-containing protein: MMHNMANMPYTPNMPYKPHMHQMPQSIVVNPVDHCVVDALMCLIGKVVILETTRGRIDGCVLEVKQDHVVLEQRNKNFFVRIAEIVWIMPE; the protein is encoded by the coding sequence ATGATGCATAACATGGCTAACATGCCTTACACGCCCAACATGCCCTACAAACCTCATATGCATCAAATGCCCCAATCTATCGTGGTCAATCCAGTAGATCATTGCGTTGTTGATGCTTTAATGTGCCTAATCGGAAAAGTTGTTATCTTGGAAACTACACGTGGTAGAATCGACGGATGTGTACTTGAAGTCAAACAAGACCATGTAGTTCTTGAACAAAGAAATAAGAATTTTTTTGTCCGTATCGCCGAGATCGTTTGGATCATGCCAGAATAA
- a CDS encoding hemolysin XhlA family protein yields MSDPQLATLQRVTRVETKVDNIEEKLDNAINGRELAVEVLTSSKAAHDRLDKIDKVNFWLVTTVISAVILAVIKLAMEGRG; encoded by the coding sequence ATGTCGGATCCGCAATTAGCAACGCTGCAACGAGTAACAAGAGTTGAGACAAAAGTAGATAACATTGAGGAAAAGTTGGATAACGCCATTAACGGGCGAGAGCTTGCGGTAGAGGTGCTAACGTCATCTAAGGCGGCACATGATCGTCTAGACAAGATCGATAAAGTTAATTTCTGGCTTGTAACTACTGTGATCAGTGCTGTTATATTGGCGGTCATAAAGCTCGCTATGGAAGGAAGGGGATAG
- a CDS encoding phage holin translates to MNKQRWRNYALWVSIVSQGLLLIQLVGLITGAFDLTEVMKQELLTIVDVALGLLATLGIVSNPTKPNSGGYNL, encoded by the coding sequence ATGAATAAACAAAGGTGGCGTAACTATGCACTATGGGTGAGTATTGTGTCTCAGGGATTGCTTTTAATCCAACTTGTCGGACTTATTACAGGGGCATTCGATTTAACCGAGGTAATGAAGCAGGAACTATTGACTATTGTAGATGTGGCTCTTGGGTTATTGGCTACTTTGGGGATCGTATCTAACCCAACAAAACCTAATAGCGGCGGTTATAACTTGTAA
- a CDS encoding SIR2 family protein, which produces MSKRIPIAVFTGAGASRADPISLPTMKEFFQQIMDEEHYPKSPRISDPQYFKFIFDTLYGEDDNYDLERVMGALYELKEFTNNDCWSLFQHPIIYTTMYENLVNKFGSPRYPNSNSEIGEINLINSLSDSAEKTYQLYKDKAETLIFELEDLIREKYESIPFESIREVYEPLWDFLIKINTINPSKESAPLIPFFTTNYDMSVDWFFNPENDSDFDIHERWVNSLKHNIRYIDGFGKRGWDMKEYENINEGLENTVFVPYFKLHGSLFWEKRAGKIKMGTNVANDRHAPKDLMLVYPSDKKVLFDDPYRFNHRMLDQYLKRIDNLLIIGFSFRDPALVKSFEIALIDNPELTINIVGPIFKNEDFPEMSDFINRQENSGRVFHREFYFGSNDFITWLDEQYLMDIEIKQQVTLK; this is translated from the coding sequence ATGAGCAAAAGGATTCCTATAGCAGTATTTACTGGAGCGGGTGCATCCAGAGCTGACCCAATTTCGCTACCAACAATGAAAGAATTTTTTCAACAAATCATGGATGAAGAACATTATCCTAAATCTCCAAGAATAAGTGATCCTCAATATTTCAAATTTATATTTGATACTCTTTATGGAGAAGATGATAATTATGACCTGGAAAGAGTAATGGGCGCGTTGTATGAACTAAAAGAATTCACAAACAACGACTGTTGGTCATTATTTCAACACCCTATAATCTATACAACCATGTACGAAAATTTGGTTAATAAATTTGGAAGCCCGAGATATCCGAATAGCAACAGTGAAATAGGAGAGATAAACTTAATAAATTCACTATCGGATTCGGCAGAAAAAACTTATCAACTATATAAAGATAAAGCAGAAACATTAATTTTCGAGCTTGAAGATTTGATAAGAGAAAAATATGAAAGCATTCCGTTTGAATCAATTAGAGAAGTATATGAACCTCTATGGGATTTCTTAATTAAAATTAACACTATTAATCCTAGTAAAGAAAGCGCACCTTTAATTCCATTTTTCACTACAAATTATGATATGAGCGTTGATTGGTTTTTCAATCCTGAAAATGATTCTGACTTTGATATTCATGAGCGATGGGTGAATTCTTTAAAACATAATATTAGATATATTGATGGATTTGGAAAACGCGGTTGGGATATGAAAGAATATGAAAATATAAATGAAGGGTTAGAAAATACAGTGTTTGTTCCCTATTTCAAACTTCATGGATCATTATTTTGGGAGAAACGTGCAGGGAAAATTAAAATGGGAACTAATGTAGCAAATGATCGTCATGCTCCTAAAGATCTAATGTTGGTTTATCCTTCTGATAAGAAAGTACTTTTTGATGACCCTTATAGATTTAACCATCGAATGCTTGATCAGTATCTAAAAAGAATTGATAATTTATTGATCATCGGATTTTCGTTCAGAGACCCCGCATTAGTCAAATCTTTCGAAATAGCACTAATTGACAACCCTGAATTAACTATAAATATTGTTGGACCAATATTCAAAAATGAGGATTTCCCCGAAATGTCTGATTTCATAAATCGCCAAGAGAATTCAGGAAGAGTTTTTCATCGTGAATTTTACTTTGGCAGTAATGATTTCATTACATGGTTGGATGAACAGTATTTAATGGATATAGAAATCAAGCAACAGGTTACATTAAAATAG
- a CDS encoding Ltp family lipoprotein, producing MWMFIGLISFLACITFTVIAIVSTAKKNGKAKKQFVISAALFVIFIIAVASDPGTTVDNADSKDDQSATEVTAVATDDVKKDEQEKKENEEKAKLEAEKKAKEEAEKKAKEEAEKKAKEESVPREHKAALKKAELYAQTMYMSKAGIYDQLTSEYGENFPPAAAQYAIDNIESDWKENALKKAQQYAETMSMSDSAIYDQLISEYGEKFTKKEAQYAIDNLE from the coding sequence ATGTGGATGTTTATTGGATTAATATCTTTTTTAGCATGTATTACTTTTACAGTAATAGCTATCGTTTCAACAGCTAAAAAGAATGGAAAGGCAAAAAAACAATTTGTTATATCCGCTGCTCTATTCGTTATCTTCATAATTGCAGTTGCTTCGGATCCTGGTACAACGGTTGATAATGCTGATAGTAAAGATGATCAATCCGCAACTGAAGTGACCGCAGTCGCCACAGACGATGTCAAGAAAGATGAACAAGAGAAAAAAGAGAATGAAGAGAAAGCAAAACTAGAAGCAGAGAAGAAAGCGAAAGAGGAGGCTGAGAAAAAAGCAAAGGAAGAAGCTGAGAAAAAGGCAAAGGAAGAAAGCGTACCTAGGGAACATAAAGCAGCGTTAAAGAAAGCGGAATTATATGCACAAACTATGTACATGTCAAAGGCAGGCATTTACGATCAGTTGACTTCTGAATATGGAGAGAATTTCCCACCAGCAGCCGCTCAATATGCTATCGATAACATTGAATCCGATTGGAAAGAAAATGCATTAAAAAAGGCACAACAATATGCTGAAACTATGAGTATGTCAGATTCGGCTATTTACGATCAATTGATTTCAGAATACGGGGAAAAATTCACCAAGAAAGAAGCCCAGTACGCGATAGATAATTTAGAATAA
- a CDS encoding aspartyl-phosphate phosphatase Spo0E family protein, with translation MVRSAHTDASAQRTSNIDILLLGDVRFVCLYNIIEELRLELNQLYAYKKLVDKEIIKLSEKLDKAINEYYQLQKTGR, from the coding sequence ATGGTGAGATCCGCGCACACGGACGCAAGTGCACAGCGAACGTCTAATATAGATATTTTATTATTAGGAGATGTTCGATTTGTGTGTCTTTACAACATAATTGAAGAACTCCGCTTGGAGTTGAATCAATTATACGCGTACAAAAAACTAGTTGATAAAGAAATCATAAAGTTAAGTGAGAAGTTAGATAAAGCAATAAACGAATATTATCAACTACAGAAAACTGGCAGATAA
- a CDS encoding fibronectin type III domain-containing protein has protein sequence MKKLFSLAVIFSFLFMLLYPNANAFAYTGGLLQGKVFNWGNEYLKVEGTSEKWTDDNETTSLPLSASYVGWYSFQDTVTIDSLKIKSNAPLLVTFYNESNQIIDTYNHNHSNVNTINLPAPVANVHTVAFQNPNTQAGMTVYEFDVFDNKVVPKIPSAPSDLITLAKPSSVDLSWKTGVGASTYTVKRSTNPNGPFETIKNGITTLNYTDDSVSNGTEYFYVVTSVNVTGESSNSNNEKVLVYYEGLLRGKLMHFGKSIGHTISDIDKWTDGKDATSAPLGPNERVGWYEFQNEISIKSLELKTNANLDIKFYDASKNLITTYNYTFKSGDKGQLISLATPVNNVKTVSFENPYENIGITVYEFDVLDGSAQEPNPKPDPNPDPQPKGERAILTITTITGLEKEYDLSISEVQAFLSWYDAKENGTGPANFGIDKQTNNKGPFSKRVDYVIFKNILSFEVDEYTLSK, from the coding sequence ATGAAAAAACTTTTTTCTTTGGCTGTTATTTTCAGTTTTTTATTTATGCTTCTCTACCCGAACGCAAATGCATTTGCTTATACCGGAGGCTTGCTCCAAGGAAAAGTCTTCAATTGGGGTAATGAATATTTGAAAGTTGAAGGTACATCAGAAAAATGGACAGATGATAATGAAACTACTTCGCTACCTCTTTCGGCGTCGTATGTAGGTTGGTACTCTTTCCAAGATACAGTAACAATTGACTCGCTAAAAATCAAATCTAACGCACCCTTACTTGTAACTTTCTACAATGAGAGCAATCAAATTATAGATACTTATAATCATAACCACTCCAATGTAAATACTATTAATCTTCCGGCACCTGTCGCAAATGTACATACTGTAGCATTTCAAAATCCAAATACACAAGCTGGAATGACCGTTTACGAATTTGATGTTTTTGACAATAAAGTCGTGCCTAAAATACCTTCAGCCCCTTCTGATTTAATCACTCTTGCTAAACCATCATCTGTAGATTTGAGTTGGAAGACAGGAGTTGGAGCGAGCACATACACAGTTAAACGGTCAACAAATCCGAATGGACCATTTGAAACAATTAAAAATGGAATTACAACGCTTAACTATACAGATGATTCTGTCTCAAACGGAACCGAATATTTTTATGTTGTTACAAGTGTCAATGTCACTGGAGAAAGTAGCAATTCAAATAACGAGAAAGTGTTGGTATATTATGAAGGGTTATTGAGAGGTAAACTGATGCATTTCGGAAAATCTATAGGTCACACAATATCAGATATTGATAAGTGGACTGACGGAAAAGATGCAACGTCAGCCCCTTTAGGGCCTAACGAAAGAGTCGGTTGGTATGAGTTCCAAAATGAAATTTCAATAAAATCCCTAGAATTAAAAACAAATGCTAATTTAGATATCAAATTCTACGATGCTTCAAAAAATCTGATCACTACTTATAATTATACTTTTAAATCAGGTGATAAAGGTCAATTAATTAGCTTAGCAACACCTGTAAATAATGTGAAAACAGTTTCCTTTGAAAATCCTTACGAAAATATCGGAATAACCGTTTACGAATTTGATGTACTAGATGGTTCTGCACAAGAACCTAATCCTAAGCCTGATCCAAACCCGGACCCACAGCCTAAGGGTGAGCGTGCTATTCTAACTATCACAACAATAACTGGCCTAGAGAAAGAATATGATCTATCAATTAGTGAGGTACAAGCCTTCTTGAGTTGGTACGATGCTAAAGAAAACGGAACTGGCCCGGCAAATTTCGGCATTGATAAACAAACCAACAATAAAGGACCATTCAGCAAACGAGTTGACTATGTAATATTTAAAAACATCCTGAGTTTTGAAGTAGATGAATATACATTAAGTAAATAA
- a CDS encoding YolD-like family protein: MFPKPSKKYKESRPKRDDLELEELAERLMEAKESNTLLTFSVWRREDHLTGTITNMDSRTQSVHIADKMGELHKVPFIDILAAESE, from the coding sequence ATGTTTCCAAAGCCATCGAAAAAATACAAAGAGTCACGGCCCAAGAGGGACGATTTAGAGTTAGAAGAGTTAGCAGAGCGATTGATGGAAGCCAAGGAGAGTAACACACTCCTAACGTTCTCTGTGTGGCGTAGGGAGGACCATTTGACGGGGACTATTACTAATATGGACTCACGTACTCAAAGCGTTCATATAGCCGACAAAATGGGTGAGCTACATAAGGTCCCGTTTATTGATATATTAGCCGCTGAAAGTGAGTAA
- the rsmD gene encoding 16S rRNA (guanine(966)-N(2))-methyltransferase RsmD, which yields MRVISGSARGRTLKAVPGTGTRPTTDKVKEALFSIIGPYFDGGAVLDLFAGTGGLGIEALSRGMDRAVFVDMDFKSLETIRTNLKATKFEEQAEVYKNDAERALKALAKRENTFDLVFLDPPYRLKHGDKLMEQMDSLDLLEDQATIVLEHESSFDYPDSFGKFRAWRKAEYGEVAISIYVYDQESQSVQAEQGGIST from the coding sequence ATGAGAGTTATTTCGGGAAGTGCCCGGGGGAGAACGCTAAAGGCAGTTCCAGGTACAGGAACCCGTCCGACAACGGATAAGGTAAAGGAAGCTTTGTTCAGTATCATAGGACCTTATTTTGATGGCGGAGCAGTACTTGATCTGTTCGCAGGAACAGGTGGGCTTGGGATTGAGGCGCTAAGTCGTGGGATGGACCGTGCTGTGTTTGTTGATATGGACTTCAAAAGTCTTGAGACCATTCGAACTAATTTGAAGGCAACGAAGTTTGAAGAGCAAGCGGAAGTGTATAAGAATGATGCGGAAAGAGCGTTAAAGGCATTAGCAAAACGTGAGAATACTTTTGATCTGGTCTTCCTGGACCCGCCGTACCGTTTGAAGCATGGAGACAAGCTAATGGAGCAGATGGATAGTTTGGATTTACTTGAAGACCAAGCAACGATCGTGCTTGAACATGAGTCGTCTTTTGATTACCCGGATTCTTTCGGTAAATTTAGAGCTTGGCGTAAGGCGGAGTACGGAGAAGTGGCTATTTCAATTTATGTATATGATCAAGAGAGTCAATCGGTCCAGGCCGAGCAAGGAGGAATATCAACATGA
- the coaD gene encoding pantetheine-phosphate adenylyltransferase: protein MSKQMRVAVYPGSFDPVTKGHMDIIQRASRQFDKLIVAVLNNTSKSPLFSVEERKELLSSATSHLDNVEIDSFRDLLVNYMVYKQADVIVRGIRSVTDFEYELQIASTNQKLNSEVETIFMMTNPKFSYLSSSVVKEIASFHGDVSDLVPTEVEKALKNKYDNPPTKN from the coding sequence ATGAGTAAACAGATGAGAGTAGCAGTATATCCCGGCAGTTTTGATCCGGTGACCAAAGGGCACATGGATATCATTCAACGAGCTTCCCGGCAGTTTGATAAATTGATTGTGGCGGTTCTGAATAATACGAGTAAAAGTCCACTGTTTAGCGTGGAAGAGAGAAAAGAATTGTTATCCTCGGCTACGAGTCATCTGGACAACGTTGAGATCGATAGCTTCCGTGATCTTTTGGTCAATTATATGGTTTATAAGCAAGCGGATGTCATTGTTCGAGGCATACGTTCGGTCACGGATTTTGAGTATGAGCTGCAAATTGCATCAACCAATCAAAAGCTAAACAGTGAAGTAGAGACGATCTTTATGATGACGAATCCTAAGTTTTCATACCTCAGTTCTAGTGTGGTGAAGGAAATTGCTAGCTTTCACGGAGATGTTAGCGATTTAGTTCCTACAGAGGTGGAGAAGGCACTGAAAAATAAGTACGATAATCCTCCAACAAAAAATTAG
- a CDS encoding nucleoside recognition domain-containing protein, which yields MNRENFANGRRWALASTIGLGTVAALLVFCIVYSPAETFQASGQGLTIWWRIVFPALLPFLVLSQILLAGGFAQGLGTLLEPFTRKVLGLPGTVGWVLPLGMTVGFPAAAEATATLYKQGKISTLEAEKLASAAHFSSPMLVIVVIGTGFLGKPELGLLLLIVHWAAGLATGITSHVLSPSRSKVQTPKDKIVQHKKTSRLQLALLNMEEVRREDGRGFGKILGDSVISGVQTMMVTGGYMLIFAVVIQVISSFLPAGIPAFPVAGLFEAHLGSYSIAKLATTPVIQSALLGAVLGWSGLCAILQVRAILGPLGIKGSYFWRNRILHGIYAYIFTLLFWKPLTWFTGVLPASIEVNPNGSIKSAEFLLPNWRQAITMLEWQTWLLGLLIGIFLVLGLFWRKHIDK from the coding sequence ATGAATCGCGAAAACTTCGCAAACGGGCGGCGCTGGGCCTTAGCATCGACGATTGGGCTTGGAACCGTAGCTGCCCTGTTAGTCTTCTGTATTGTCTACTCCCCAGCAGAAACCTTCCAAGCATCCGGACAAGGATTGACCATATGGTGGAGAATCGTCTTTCCTGCACTACTTCCATTTCTCGTTCTATCGCAAATATTGCTCGCTGGCGGTTTTGCTCAAGGCTTAGGTACATTGCTCGAGCCTTTTACAAGAAAAGTACTGGGACTACCAGGTACTGTTGGCTGGGTACTCCCGCTCGGCATGACGGTCGGTTTCCCGGCAGCGGCTGAAGCTACTGCAACTCTGTATAAGCAAGGAAAAATCTCCACCTTGGAGGCAGAGAAGCTGGCTAGTGCAGCCCACTTCAGTAGTCCTATGCTAGTCATCGTTGTTATAGGAACTGGCTTTCTCGGGAAGCCCGAGTTAGGGCTACTTCTATTAATCGTACATTGGGCTGCAGGACTCGCTACTGGAATCACTTCACATGTCCTTTCACCCTCAAGAAGCAAAGTACAAACACCAAAAGATAAAATAGTTCAACACAAAAAAACATCTAGGCTTCAACTAGCCTTACTGAACATGGAAGAAGTCCGCAGAGAAGATGGTCGCGGTTTCGGCAAAATACTAGGCGATTCCGTCATTTCTGGTGTACAAACGATGATGGTCACTGGTGGGTATATGCTTATTTTTGCAGTCGTCATCCAAGTCATTTCATCGTTCCTCCCAGCAGGGATCCCAGCGTTTCCTGTTGCCGGATTGTTTGAGGCCCATCTAGGTTCCTATAGTATTGCCAAGCTTGCAACAACACCGGTCATTCAGTCAGCTTTACTAGGCGCAGTACTTGGATGGAGTGGATTATGTGCTATTCTTCAGGTACGTGCTATTCTAGGACCCCTCGGAATCAAAGGAAGCTATTTTTGGCGTAATCGTATTCTTCACGGGATCTATGCATATATATTCACGCTGCTCTTTTGGAAACCCCTCACTTGGTTCACTGGAGTGCTACCTGCAAGCATAGAAGTCAATCCAAATGGCTCAATTAAAAGTGCTGAATTCCTTCTGCCTAATTGGCGACAAGCTATCACGATGTTAGAGTGGCAAACATGGCTGCTCGGTCTACTAATCGGAATATTTCTCGTATTAGGTCTGTTTTGGCGAAAACACATCGATAAATAA
- a CDS encoding YlbL family protein has product MQQSRSRMIKFGLYLLSLVILVYVVVYMPTPYMINQPGTAEELKPMVSVQGGDTEEKGTFMLTTVSVSYANLAMLITSQFDANAEVVRKEPDRNEQEYKTEQKYYMSSAQSNAIVAAYNKTNVPYDIVPEYVFIVGLSKTIQTKGDFQSGDMITKLNGTPVGKLDDLATLLEGKVAGGIVPVELKREGKVLNQQVELVEIGGDSGISKAGLGVSVGEVRKIKPRDPGNEVTFADTKIGGPSAGLMFTLEIYNQLTPGDLTKGYRIAGTGTMSGDGTVGAIGGVQFKIVASNREHAEIFFVPEANYSDAKAKAEQIGSTMKIIPVKHVDDALKYIEQLEPKA; this is encoded by the coding sequence ATGCAGCAATCAAGATCACGAATGATTAAATTTGGACTTTATTTGCTATCGCTTGTCATTTTAGTTTATGTGGTTGTGTATATGCCGACACCATATATGATCAATCAACCGGGGACTGCGGAGGAGCTTAAGCCGATGGTTAGTGTGCAGGGAGGGGATACCGAGGAGAAAGGGACCTTTATGCTCACGACGGTATCGGTTAGTTATGCTAATTTGGCGATGTTGATTACATCCCAATTTGATGCAAATGCTGAAGTGGTTCGTAAAGAGCCGGATCGAAATGAACAAGAGTATAAGACGGAGCAAAAATATTATATGAGTAGTGCGCAATCTAATGCGATTGTGGCTGCATATAACAAAACGAATGTCCCTTATGATATCGTTCCAGAATATGTATTTATCGTAGGGTTGTCTAAAACGATTCAGACTAAGGGCGATTTCCAATCGGGTGATATGATTACTAAATTAAATGGGACCCCCGTGGGTAAATTAGACGATTTGGCGACCTTGTTGGAGGGGAAAGTTGCGGGAGGTATTGTTCCAGTAGAACTGAAACGAGAAGGTAAAGTGCTGAATCAACAGGTTGAATTAGTAGAAATCGGCGGAGATAGTGGAATTTCCAAAGCAGGACTTGGTGTAAGTGTAGGGGAAGTACGTAAGATTAAACCCCGTGATCCTGGTAATGAAGTAACATTTGCTGATACAAAGATTGGTGGCCCGTCTGCTGGACTAATGTTCACGCTGGAAATTTATAATCAATTAACTCCTGGGGATTTGACTAAAGGCTACCGTATAGCGGGAACCGGTACGATGTCAGGGGACGGAACTGTTGGTGCAATTGGTGGGGTACAGTTCAAAATCGTTGCATCGAACCGAGAACACGCTGAAATATTTTTTGTGCCTGAAGCGAACTATAGTGATGCCAAAGCAAAGGCTGAGCAAATTGGGAGTACGATGAAGATCATACCGGTGAAGCATGTTGATGATGCACTGAAATACATTGAACAACTGGAACCTAAAGCATAA
- a CDS encoding nucleotidyltransferase has product MNITGLIVEYNPLHNGHAYHFAEAKRHTGSDGVIAVMSGNFLQRGEPALVDKWARTEMALQLGVDLVLELPVAYAAQPAEWFAYGAVALLEATGVTTHLCFGSEAGELQDLIPLAEHLADESEALRVALAKQLATGASYPAAFAAAAAETLAVAGINRGRDTAITTLLAQPNNSLGLQYLIALRRLRSSIEPVTIRRTNSDYGDTEPRSASIASATAVRKLIGTSGIESISPYVPRFTVDILEREFTAGRGPVTWENFTQPLFHRLLLSSPEELAEHHEMTEGLQYRIKKSLYELKDPSVSALLQELKTKRYTLTKLQRTLLHVLLQNKRSALSRSALTEGPGYLRVLGFSETGREILKTMKKKSTLPIVTRAAELSHPQLDLDLRASAVYGNAMQTRQQGSIFRDYRQPPIML; this is encoded by the coding sequence TTGAATATCACCGGATTGATCGTTGAGTATAATCCGCTACATAATGGCCATGCCTATCATTTCGCAGAGGCGAAACGTCACACGGGTTCAGATGGCGTGATCGCCGTCATGAGCGGTAATTTCCTGCAACGCGGAGAGCCGGCGCTCGTTGATAAATGGGCGCGCACAGAAATGGCTCTACAGCTTGGCGTAGACCTTGTGCTGGAGCTCCCGGTTGCATATGCGGCACAGCCCGCAGAGTGGTTCGCTTATGGTGCGGTGGCGTTGCTAGAAGCCACCGGAGTCACGACACATCTGTGCTTCGGCAGCGAAGCAGGCGAACTCCAGGATCTGATTCCACTCGCTGAGCATCTAGCGGACGAGAGCGAAGCGCTAAGAGTAGCGCTCGCGAAACAGCTTGCTACAGGCGCAAGTTACCCCGCAGCATTCGCCGCTGCGGCTGCAGAAACACTTGCCGTAGCAGGAATCAATAGGGGCCGGGATACGGCTATAACAACGCTATTAGCTCAACCAAACAATAGCCTAGGGCTGCAATATCTTATCGCACTACGGCGGCTTAGAAGCAGCATTGAGCCAGTGACCATACGGCGAACCAACTCAGATTACGGTGATACAGAGCCACGTAGTGCATCCATCGCTAGTGCCACTGCCGTGCGTAAACTTATTGGAACCAGCGGCATTGAATCGATCTCTCCATATGTTCCGCGATTTACAGTTGACATTCTTGAACGTGAATTTACGGCAGGACGCGGCCCCGTTACATGGGAGAACTTCACCCAACCGCTCTTTCATCGTCTGTTGCTAAGTTCTCCCGAGGAGCTTGCAGAGCATCATGAAATGACCGAAGGACTGCAGTACCGTATCAAGAAATCGCTATATGAGCTAAAAGACCCTTCGGTTAGCGCACTCTTGCAAGAGCTTAAAACTAAACGTTACACGCTCACCAAGCTACAGCGTACCTTACTTCATGTTCTGTTGCAGAATAAGCGCTCGGCCCTGTCTAGATCAGCATTAACGGAAGGACCGGGTTATCTTCGCGTGCTCGGATTCAGCGAAACAGGACGAGAAATACTCAAGACCATGAAGAAGAAATCTACACTTCCTATTGTTACAAGAGCGGCTGAATTGTCGCACCCTCAGTTGGATCTAGATCTTCGTGCATCTGCGGTATACGGTAATGCCATGCAAACGAGACAACAAGGTTCTATTTTCAGAGATTATCGTCAACCACCAATTATGCTTTAG